The following are encoded in a window of Amaranthus tricolor cultivar Red isolate AtriRed21 chromosome 2, ASM2621246v1, whole genome shotgun sequence genomic DNA:
- the LOC130806455 gene encoding uncharacterized protein LOC130806455 isoform X1 produces the protein MDISTMQSQGSLSSINLSVQALDTPSGVGSSNPPEFVNHGLLLWNQTRQCWLDNKNQSKQVRKVRDPKISNHGFNILDSLWPCSWNATYESLLGTNKPFAQPLPLSEMVDFLVDVWEQEGMYD, from the exons ATGGACATTAGTACAATGCAGTCACAAGGGAGCTTATCATCAATAAATTTATCAGTTCAAGCCCTCGATACACCTTCTGGTGTTGGCAGCTCCAATCCTCCTGAATTTGTAAATCACG GTCTTCTTCTTTGGAACCAGACTAGGCAATGCTGGTTGGATAACAAAAATCAAAGTAAGCAAGTACGGAAAGTCCGTGATCCAAAAATTAG CAACCATGGTTTCAACATACTTGATTCATTATGGCCTTGCAGTTGGAATGCAACTTATGAGAGCTTACTCGGGACTAACAAACCATTTGCTCAACCATTACCTCTTTCT GAAATGGTAGATTTTCTCGTCGACGTTTGGGAGCAGGAAGGGATGTACGATTAA
- the LOC130806455 gene encoding uncharacterized protein LOC130806455 isoform X2 gives MDISTMQSQGSLSSINLSVQALDTPSGVGSSNPPEFVNHGLLLWNQTRQCWLDNKNQSKQVRKVRDPKISWNATYESLLGTNKPFAQPLPLSEMVDFLVDVWEQEGMYD, from the exons ATGGACATTAGTACAATGCAGTCACAAGGGAGCTTATCATCAATAAATTTATCAGTTCAAGCCCTCGATACACCTTCTGGTGTTGGCAGCTCCAATCCTCCTGAATTTGTAAATCACG GTCTTCTTCTTTGGAACCAGACTAGGCAATGCTGGTTGGATAACAAAAATCAAAGTAAGCAAGTACGGAAAGTCCGTGATCCAAAAATTAG TTGGAATGCAACTTATGAGAGCTTACTCGGGACTAACAAACCATTTGCTCAACCATTACCTCTTTCT GAAATGGTAGATTTTCTCGTCGACGTTTGGGAGCAGGAAGGGATGTACGATTAA